ATGAGAACGAGGTCGAAGCGGCTTTGTCTGCTGGGGCGCGCCTCATTGGCATCAACAATCGCGACTTGGCAACCTTCTCGACATCCACTGCCGTTACCGAAAAGCTCGCTCCCAAAGTGTGTGGTGCGGGAAGGATGGTGGTGGCGGAAAGCGGCATCGAGACCCGGGCTGACATCGAGCGATTGGAGAGAGTCGGCGTGCGAGCGTTTTTGATCGGCGAGGCGCTGGTACGATCGGGAGATCCGGCGGCAAAACTCCGAGAATTGTTGAGCGCCTGAGCAGCATCGGTGATGGTACGGGTGAAAATTTGCGGGATTACCACGATCGAAGACGCCCGGCAGGCGGTCGCGGCCGGTGCAGACTGGATCGGGCTCAACTTTTACCCCGCCAGCCCTCGCTCCGTGGATCCGGACCGGGCGCGAGAAATTGTTACTGTGCTGGGCAAACGGGTGCAAATCGTCGGTGTGTTCGTAAATGCATCGCGTTCCGAAGTGCAGGAAATCGTCGAGAGCGTGGGGCTAGACCTGTTGCAGTTTCACGGAGACGAGTCTCCCAGCTATTGCAGCGGGTGGCCGCGGCCGGTCATCAAGGCCTTGCGCATGCGCGGGCGGGAGGATCTCGATCGGGCGCAAGCATACCGGGTGGACTACTTGTTGGTGGATGCACATGCGAGCGGGCACTACGGGGGTACGGGGAAAACCGTGGACTGGGCGTTGGTGGGCGCGTGGAAGCCGCCGGCCAAGTTGATTCTCGCCGGCGGGCTCGATCCGGACAATGTCGCTGAAGCCGTGCGCATCGTGCGACCCTTTGGGGTGGACGTCGCCAGCGGGGTGGAGCGGCGACCCGGGCAAAAGGACCCAGTGAAGATGAGGAGGTTTATCGAGAATGCAAAGGCTGCCTGATCGGCGCGGCCACTTTGGAATCTTCGGCGGCCGGTACGTCGCCGAGACGTTGATGCCTGCGTTGCTCGAACTCGAGCAAGCCTATCGACGCATCTCTCGCGACCGCGGGTTTCGCCGGGAACTGCATGCGTACCTAACGGATTACGCCGGAAGAGAAACGCCACTGTATTTCGCCGAGCGGCTCACGACCAAGCTCGGCGGGGCGAAAATTTACCTCAAACGAGAAGACCTTTGTCATACGGGATCGCACAAGATCAACAATGCCTTGGGCCAGGCGTTGTTGGCTCGGCGAATGGGAAAGCAACGGTTGATTGCAGAGACCGGGGCTGGCCAGCATGGCGTGGCTACGGCCACAGTAGCGGCGCTGCTCGGTTTTCCTTGCGAGGTGTTCATGGGTAGCGAGGATGTCCGGCGGCAGTCGCTCAATGTATTCCGCATGAAGCTGCTCGGGGCACAAGTCAAAGCGGTGTCCTCCGGCAGTGCGACGCTGAAGGATGCGATCAACGAGGCCTTGCGGGATTGGGTGACACACGTAGAGACAACATATTACCTCGTGGGTTCGACGATGTCCGCCCATCCCTACCCCATGATCGTGCGCGACTTTCAGTCGGTGATTGGCCGAGAGACCAAACGCCAGATTTTGCGCCGCGAAGGGCGCCTTCCGGACTATCTCGTTGCCTGTGTTGGTGGGGGCAGCAACGCGATGGGTTTGTTCTACCCGTTCCTGGACGATCCCCAAGTCCGGCTGGTCGGAGTCGAAGGTGGCGGCAAGGGTTTGCACACGGGAGAGCACGCAGCGTCCATCAGTGCGGGCTCGGTGGGTATCCTGCACGGAAAGAAGACATACATTTTGCAAGACGAAACGGGCCAAATCCGTCCGGCTCATTCGATCTCTGCGGGCCTAGATTACCCGGGCGTGGGCCCGGAACATGCCTATTTGCATTTCACGGGTCGGGCGCAGTACGTAGCGGTGACCGACGACGAAGCTTTGGAAGCGTTTCAACTGTTGTCGGAGACAGAGGGCATTATCCCGGCTTTAGAGAGTGCGCACGCAGTGGCGTATGCCACCAAACTGGCGGCAACCCTCGAGCGCGGGCAAATCATTGTGGTCAACCTTTCGGGCCGCGGGGACAAGGACATGGGGACCGTGGCCGAGGCTTTGGGGGTGACGCTGTGAGCGACTGCGGGGACGGCCGGCAACTATCGCGCCGCGTGAATCGCATAGATCGAGTGTTTGCCGAGTTGCGCCAACGCGGCGAGGTGGCGCTGGTTCCCTTTTTGACTCTAGGTGACCCCGATGTGTCCACGACCTTGGAGCTCATGCGCCGAGTCGCCGAGGCTGGGGCGGACTTGATCGAACTTGGCGTGCCATTCTCCGACCCGACGGCCGATGGTCCTGTTCTTCAGCATTCGCTGGAAGTGGGGCTGCGAGCGGGGGCGACGTTGCCACGAGCGTTAGAGACTGTGCAAGAGTTTCGGCGTTTGTCGGAAACACCTGTGGTCCTGTACGGCTATTACAACCCGATTTTCCGCTACGGGGTCGAAGCGTTCGCCCGCGATGCGGCGCGGGCAGGTGTGGATGGACTGCTGGTCGTAGACTTGCCGCCGGACGAAGCCCAGGAACTGCTGCGGTGGAGTCGCCCTGCCGGCTTGCACTTCGTTTGTTTGCTGGCGCCGACAAGCGGGCCGGACCGAGTGCGGGTCGTGCTCCAGCATGCGGCGGGGTTCATTTACTACGTTTCGGTCACCGGTGTGACTGGTGTCAAACCCATTCAGCCTTGGGAGGTGCGGCCCGCGATCATGTCGCTACGCGAGCAGACGTGTTTGCCCATCGGGGTCGGGTTTGGGATTTCCACCACCGAGCAGGCGGCAGCCGTGGCGGAGTTCGCCGATGCGGTGGTTGTGGGCAGCGCCATTATGCGGCTGGTGGATCAACATCGAGGCACGGCAGGCCTGGGCGGCGAAGTGGCCGAGTTCGTCCGGCGGTTAAAGCGGGCCATCCTGGAAGTACGGCAGGCGAAGGCGGTTTGAAGAGTCATCGGGCCCGGAAATGGTGGGAAACACGTACCCAGAGCTCTTGGACTGGCTCTTCCAGCTCGAGGCGCGCAAGGGCATGGACTTCAAGCTCGAGCGCATCGAGCTGGTGCTCCGGGAACTAGGCCATCCCGAGCGGAAGTACCCGGTTGTCCACATTGCGGGCACAAATGGCAAGGGGTCGGTGGCAGCCATGCTCCACGCGATGGCGCGTGCCGCCGGACTCGATGCCGGCCTGTACACTTCCCCCCATCTCGTCCGCTTTACGGAGCGCATTCGCGTGGGTGATCGAGAGATCGCCCCCGAGGAGGTGGTGGAGTGCGCCAAGGTGGTGTACCGTGCAGCGACCGCGCGTGGAATCGAGCTGACATTTTTCGAGTTCACGACGGTTCTTGCGTTCCTGTATTTTGCCGAATGCCGGGTGCCGCTGGCGGTGGTGGAAGTGGGGTTGGGAGGGCGATTGGATGCCACCAATGTGGTCGCGCCGGAGGTGGCGGTCATTACCAGCATCGGTTTGGATCATCAGGAGTTTCTCGGAGACACGATCGAGGCAATTGCGTGGGAAAAGGCGGGAATCATCAAAGAACGCTGTCCGGTGGTGGCTGGTCCGTTGTCCCCAGTTGCGCGCCGTGTGATTGCGGAGCGGGCGCGGCAGCAAAACGCCCCGGTCTGGTGGGCGGGGAAGGATTTCGGATGGGAAGGGGATGACCGTTGCTGGTCGTTCCGGGGCCTGGGTGTGGACTTGCGCGAGGTTGCGTTGGGATTACGCGGGCGGCATCAATGTGAAAATGCAGCAGTGGCGGTGGCGGCGGCACAGTTACTCCCGGACTCGCTGCGGTGGTCCGCCGAGGTTTGCCGGGCGGGCTTGGAACAAGTGCGTTGGCCAGGGAGACTCGAAATCGTGTCGCGGGAGCCGCTGATTGTTTTGGATGGAGCGCACAACGGGGATGGCGTTCGGGCTGTGGTTGCAGCGTTGCCCGGCTTGGTCGAACAGCGGCGCGTGCGATTGTTGTTTGGCGTGATGGCGGACAAGGACTGGAGGGACATGATTCAACTTCTGGCGCCAGTCGTGTGCGAGGTCGTGGTGACGCGCGTTCCTGTGCGACGGTCTGCGGATCCGAGTCTTGTCGCGGCTGCATGGCGCGAGTTGGTGCCGGCGCGTGTCGAGGAAAATGTAGAGGCCGCCCTTGCCACCGCACGGGCGGGGCTACAGAACGACCAAGCGTTGCTGGTTACAGGTTCGTTGTTCTTGGTGGGGGCGGTGCGTCAGGTGTTGGAGCGCCAGCAGAGCGGCTTTGATACGATCCGAGGCACGGTGCGTGCGAACGCTTGAACGCTGGCGATGGGTTCGATTGCTGGAACGAGTTGCAGTAGCTTGGTTGCTATTCACAACCCTGCTGCCGGAGCAAAGTAGCTCGCAGGAGTTGCCCTCGGATCTACCGGTTCAAATCGAGGCGGACACACTCGCGTACGATCGCGACAGAGACTTGGTGACGGCGAGCGGTCATGTGATCGTGCGCTATGGCGAGGCGGAACTTCGGGCAGACAAGATTACGGTGGAGCGAGCGACCTCGGTCGTCGAGGCAGAGGGTAACGTTCGGCTGGAAAGCCCCGAAGGTGTATTGTTCGCGGACCGTGCCCGCGTTGACCTGGAGCAGGAAGTCGGTGCGCTGTACGGAGCCGCACTGCGGTCGCGCCAAATGCAGTATTCTCTGTGGGGAAGCAAGATCGAAAAGTTTCCGGGACAGCAATATCGAATCATGAACGGCCGGTTCACCACCTGCAATTGTGAGACCGGAAGGCAAAGCTGGAGTATCGCGGCGCGGGACCTGGCAGTCACCATTGACGGATACGCGGTCGGACGGGGAGCGACCTTCAACGTCTTGGATGTTCCTGTGCTCTACCTGCCGCGCATTGTGTTTCCGGTCCAGCGGGAGAGGCAAAGCGGTTTCTTGATGCCCCGCTTTGGCGCCTCGAACCAGCGTGGATTCCAAACGGTGGTTCCGTTTTACTGGGCCATCGACCGCAGTCGTGAGGCGACGGTGGGTCTGGACCTGGAGACCGGTGCCCGCGTTGGTGCGCTCTTGGAATATCGCTACCGTGCGAGTCTCGACGATCGCGGCACGGTGGCCGCCTCGTATTTCAATGAATTGCTGCGAAGCGATCGGCTGCGTGGACAGACCACCGTTCCGCAAGACCGCTGGAGCGTGCTGACCAACTTGGATCATCGCGTCGGCTCAAATGTGAGTTTGTATCTCGATTCGAACCTTGTGAGCGACGACCAGTTTTTCCGCGAAATCAACACCTACTCGTTCGAACGCGGGCGCACGGTACTCATGCGCACGTTGCCGTACACGGTGTCGCGAGCCGGCGGGAGTTACGTGTTTTCACGTTCCATCCTCTCGTTCGATGCGGCGTATTTTCAGGATTTGACGGACCAGTTGCAATCGCGCACGGTCCAGACGGTACCGCGTTTGAGTTGGGCTGGACAGGTGCCCTTGCGGCGATGGTTGACCGCCGATTGGGCGGCAGACTGGACGGAGTTTGAGCGGGCCCAGGGGCCGGCGGGGGCGCGGCTTCTCGCCCGGCCCCGAATTGTTGCCACGCTCCCCCTAGCCCCTTGGGGTTATGGGTCGCTAGCCGTACGGTTTTGGGAAACGGGCTACCTCTTGCATCGGGCCGAACCGCTGGCCGCTCCGGGGCCTTCGCCGACAATTTCCTCCCGCTCCCACCGCGAACAGGTGGAGGTGCGGGCAGAGGCCAGTACGACATTCGAGCGTGTGTACAACTTTCGCCGGTGGGGGCTGGATCGCCTCAAACACACGCTAGAGCCGGTAGCTCAGTACTACTTTGTTCCCGCTGTGCAGCAAGACGACTTGCCATTCTTCGATCGCTTCGACCGGATCAACCGGCGCAACACCATGGCGTGGGGTATGGTGAGCCGGTTGATTGGGCGATTTCCCGCGTCGGAGCAGGAGGACACCAACTCGAGCCGCAGCAGTACGAGGGAACTGGCACGCTTTTCGTTGCTGCAGGCGTACGACTTGGAGCGGGTGATTCCGCCGTTGACGCAAAGGCTCACCGAAAGCCATCTGTCGGATTTGGACATTGCCGGAAGGATCAATCCGAATCGCTTTTTGTCTGTCCGCTTTGCGGGCACGCTGGATACGCAGGCCCAGGAGTTCAGCTCGACTCAGGTGGCTCTGTTTGCGGAAGACCCCCGCGAGCCGGACAGCGCGGCGGGCCGCAGGCTGGCGACACGTACCAGTGCGGGGATCGGCTACCGTTTGCTCGCCAACAACGTGCTCCAGCAAATCGATGCGAACCTTGTGTTCCGACTCACGGAGTGGGCGGGTGTTTCGTACGCCACCCGGTACAACGTGGCGGCCAGCCGTTTTCTCGAGAACTACGTTGGGTTGCGGTTCGTATCCCTTTGCGATTGTTGGGCTTTGGACTTTGCTGTTTCCAACCGGACCAACCCCAACGAAACAGAAGCGCGCTTGCAGCTCACATTGGTCGGGCTATCGAGTACGCGCCAAGCGTCGCGTGTGGCTGTTGCGCCGTGAAAACGTTCGCGCGGCGACGGCAAACTTAAAACGAACTGGGGAGCACAATCACATCGCCCTGAAGCGCGCCGCCAATGAAGTGCGCCGGCAGTGCGGTTGTGCCAAAGCCGTTACCGCGGGATTCTTCGGCCACTATGAGCACACCCGTACCTTGGGTGATCGAACGCGAGGGTACCGGACGAATTCGGGTTTGCCCGGCGATCGTGCCTTGAACCCCAAAGTGGAACACCGAGCGCGTAGGATCTGGGCGGCTGTCGATCCAGGTCAAAGGCAGATCGGAAAAGCACGTCACTTCTAGGCTGGCGGATAACCGTTGTTCGAATTCGTTGAACGTTTCGAAGAGCAGATTGGTGGTCACGGGCTGGGCGCGTTCGAAGTCTGCGCTGCAGGGAACGAACGTGACGGTCGTGCTCACGGGCACGCCGGTGACCGGGTCCGGCGCGTCTTGGTAAAAATGGTTGAGCAAGAGGATTCTGGGACAAGCACTGTATTCGCGATCGTC
This genomic interval from Candidatus Binatia bacterium contains the following:
- the folC gene encoding bifunctional folylpolyglutamate synthase/dihydrofolate synthase, giving the protein MVGNTYPELLDWLFQLEARKGMDFKLERIELVLRELGHPERKYPVVHIAGTNGKGSVAAMLHAMARAAGLDAGLYTSPHLVRFTERIRVGDREIAPEEVVECAKVVYRAATARGIELTFFEFTTVLAFLYFAECRVPLAVVEVGLGGRLDATNVVAPEVAVITSIGLDHQEFLGDTIEAIAWEKAGIIKERCPVVAGPLSPVARRVIAERARQQNAPVWWAGKDFGWEGDDRCWSFRGLGVDLREVALGLRGRHQCENAAVAVAAAQLLPDSLRWSAEVCRAGLEQVRWPGRLEIVSREPLIVLDGAHNGDGVRAVVAALPGLVEQRRVRLLFGVMADKDWRDMIQLLAPVVCEVVVTRVPVRRSADPSLVAAAWRELVPARVEENVEAALATARAGLQNDQALLVTGSLFLVGAVRQVLERQQSGFDTIRGTVRANA
- the trpF gene encoding N-(5'-phosphoribosyl)anthranilate isomerase, coding for MVRVKICGITTIEDARQAVAAGADWIGLNFYPASPRSVDPDRAREIVTVLGKRVQIVGVFVNASRSEVQEIVESVGLDLLQFHGDESPSYCSGWPRPVIKALRMRGREDLDRAQAYRVDYLLVDAHASGHYGGTGKTVDWALVGAWKPPAKLILAGGLDPDNVAEAVRIVRPFGVDVASGVERRPGQKDPVKMRRFIENAKAA
- the trpB gene encoding tryptophan synthase beta chain is translated as MQRLPDRRGHFGIFGGRYVAETLMPALLELEQAYRRISRDRGFRRELHAYLTDYAGRETPLYFAERLTTKLGGAKIYLKREDLCHTGSHKINNALGQALLARRMGKQRLIAETGAGQHGVATATVAALLGFPCEVFMGSEDVRRQSLNVFRMKLLGAQVKAVSSGSATLKDAINEALRDWVTHVETTYYLVGSTMSAHPYPMIVRDFQSVIGRETKRQILRREGRLPDYLVACVGGGSNAMGLFYPFLDDPQVRLVGVEGGGKGLHTGEHAASISAGSVGILHGKKTYILQDETGQIRPAHSISAGLDYPGVGPEHAYLHFTGRAQYVAVTDDEALEAFQLLSETEGIIPALESAHAVAYATKLAATLERGQIIVVNLSGRGDKDMGTVAEALGVTL
- the trpA gene encoding tryptophan synthase alpha chain, with translation MSDCGDGRQLSRRVNRIDRVFAELRQRGEVALVPFLTLGDPDVSTTLELMRRVAEAGADLIELGVPFSDPTADGPVLQHSLEVGLRAGATLPRALETVQEFRRLSETPVVLYGYYNPIFRYGVEAFARDAARAGVDGLLVVDLPPDEAQELLRWSRPAGLHFVCLLAPTSGPDRVRVVLQHAAGFIYYVSVTGVTGVKPIQPWEVRPAIMSLREQTCLPIGVGFGISTTEQAAAVAEFADAVVVGSAIMRLVDQHRGTAGLGGEVAEFVRRLKRAILEVRQAKAV